One Alphaproteobacteria bacterium genomic region harbors:
- the recG gene encoding ATP-dependent DNA helicase RecG, which yields MYLTSPITSLQGIGTKRKALFERLLGTRVMDVLMHLPCDLINRRFVSSVLDAKEGETISVIGEVISHTPPTFPRKVYAVTCFDGKYFFDLVYFHGKGSYLQTSLPINTKRLISGKLERYQDRWKITHPDHVAPVEEQQILNGPEPVYPLTTGITNKCVNRVIKSALVRLPTLPEWLDETQSKLWPRWNEAVLEVHNPKEEQDLSATSPARLRLAYDELLAHQLSLNLTRRRQYAKIEGSALRGDGHLTTQIRQSLPFTLTPGQESAIVDLSKDMAAPQQMLRLIQGDVGSGKTIVAMLAMAQAVEAGFQAAILAPTDILARQHAAKLMPLCDACGIRLALLTGRDQGKKREQLLEDLKDHKIDILVGTHAIIQEDVAFAKLGLAVVDEQHRFGVDQRLALTEKGKNPDVLAMTATPIPRTLMLANYGDMDVSIIRDKPAGRLPIDTKVMPLSRMTEVVEGVERALKTGTKIYWVCPLIEESEALDLAAAKERYDELTQRFPGKVGLVHGRLKADEKDSVMAQFINGPLDILIATTVIEVGVDVPAASIMVIEHAERFGLSQLHQLRGRIGRGNQSATCVLLYGHALTDVGRKRLEIMRQTNDGFLISEEDLKLRGSGELLGTRQSGLPRFRIADFTSNPDLYGELFAMANKDARRICQDDPTLSTTRGQALQLLLSLHGRADAAKYSRSG from the coding sequence ATGTACCTAACATCCCCCATCACAAGCCTTCAAGGCATTGGGACCAAACGAAAAGCTTTGTTTGAGCGTTTGCTCGGCACCCGAGTTATGGATGTGTTGATGCATCTGCCGTGCGACCTCATCAATCGCCGCTTTGTGTCTAGTGTGTTGGATGCTAAAGAAGGCGAGACAATCAGCGTCATTGGGGAGGTCATCAGCCATACGCCGCCAACCTTTCCCCGCAAAGTCTATGCCGTAACCTGTTTTGATGGAAAATACTTCTTTGACCTTGTTTATTTTCATGGGAAAGGCTCCTACCTTCAAACAAGTCTGCCGATTAATACGAAGCGCCTGATCAGCGGGAAACTTGAACGGTACCAAGACCGTTGGAAAATTACCCATCCGGATCATGTTGCCCCCGTTGAAGAACAGCAGATTTTAAATGGTCCTGAGCCTGTTTATCCCTTAACCACAGGCATTACCAACAAGTGTGTTAATCGCGTCATTAAATCCGCTCTTGTGCGGCTTCCAACTTTGCCCGAATGGTTGGATGAAACTCAAAGTAAACTCTGGCCCCGCTGGAATGAGGCTGTTCTTGAAGTTCATAATCCGAAAGAGGAGCAAGACCTCTCGGCGACCTCCCCTGCCCGCCTGCGCCTTGCTTATGATGAGCTTTTAGCCCATCAACTTTCGTTGAACCTCACCCGCCGCCGCCAATATGCAAAAATCGAAGGATCAGCGCTGAGAGGGGATGGGCACCTGACGACTCAGATTCGACAGTCTCTGCCCTTCACACTTACCCCCGGCCAGGAAAGTGCCATAGTGGATCTGTCCAAAGATATGGCCGCCCCCCAACAAATGCTGCGTCTTATTCAAGGGGATGTGGGCAGCGGCAAGACCATTGTGGCGATGCTGGCCATGGCCCAGGCTGTGGAAGCCGGTTTCCAGGCGGCCATCCTCGCGCCCACGGATATCCTTGCCCGCCAACATGCCGCAAAGTTGATGCCCCTGTGCGACGCATGTGGCATTCGCCTCGCCCTCCTCACCGGACGTGATCAGGGTAAGAAGCGGGAACAACTCCTAGAGGATTTAAAAGACCACAAAATTGATATTTTGGTTGGAACACACGCCATCATTCAAGAAGATGTTGCCTTTGCCAAGCTCGGCCTTGCTGTTGTTGATGAACAACACCGCTTCGGTGTCGACCAGCGGCTCGCCTTAACAGAAAAAGGAAAGAACCCAGATGTGCTCGCCATGACAGCGACACCCATTCCGCGCACCCTCATGCTGGCAAATTACGGTGATATGGATGTTTCCATCATTCGCGACAAACCTGCAGGGCGTCTGCCCATTGATACAAAAGTCATGCCCTTAAGTCGCATGACTGAAGTAGTTGAAGGGGTCGAGCGCGCCTTAAAGACGGGAACGAAGATCTATTGGGTTTGTCCCCTGATAGAAGAATCAGAAGCGTTAGATCTGGCTGCTGCCAAGGAGAGATATGACGAACTCACTCAACGATTTCCTGGAAAAGTGGGCCTGGTCCATGGAAGGCTCAAAGCCGATGAGAAAGATAGCGTCATGGCTCAGTTTATCAATGGTCCTCTTGATATTCTTATTGCCACCACTGTCATAGAAGTCGGTGTTGATGTGCCGGCGGCATCCATTATGGTCATTGAACACGCAGAGCGTTTTGGCCTTTCTCAACTTCATCAATTGCGGGGAAGAATTGGTCGAGGCAATCAGTCAGCCACCTGCGTCCTGCTTTATGGTCATGCTTTAACCGATGTGGGCCGAAAAAGACTCGAAATTATGCGCCAAACCAACGATGGCTTTTTAATCTCTGAGGAAGACCTCAAACTGAGAGGCAGTGGTGAATTGTTGGGTACCCGACAAAGTGGATTGCCGCGATTTCGGATAGCAGACTTCACTTCCAATCCCGACCTATACGGGGAACTGTTTGCGATGGCCAACAAGGATGCGCGCCGTATATGCCAAGATGATCCAACCCTTTCCACAACACGAGGGCAAGCCTTACAGCTTCTCCTATCCTTACATGGTCGTGCGGACGCAGCCAAATATAGCCGTTCAGGATAA
- a CDS encoding DMT family transporter: MTALPNASLSQTEEIVLQAPIQKISGNPFSWFMRKGYPQGAFWAVMITLVSVTNDILMRLLGAGLDIIQISFFRFFFGMLAVVPLMLSHGTTLFKTSRPWMHFWRAILGVCAIGGACYSVNLMPLSDNTIIMSSQPFFFLPMAVLFLHEKVDLSRWIAILIGFIGLLIMFQPGAEALRIVALVPIAAAIFFAMSDVVAKKMVTTENTHTMLFYFAVGTTIITLIPAMLVWQTPSWYQLGMLALLGIGGNLIQVCMIRAFSATEASALSPFRYVEFIFAALFGFVFFLEIPTLVTLAGASFIIAGTAYISYYETRKEAKKNS; encoded by the coding sequence ATGACCGCTTTGCCAAACGCTTCTCTATCCCAAACTGAAGAAATTGTATTACAAGCGCCCATCCAAAAGATTTCAGGTAACCCCTTTTCTTGGTTTATGCGCAAAGGGTATCCTCAAGGCGCATTTTGGGCTGTTATGATTACTTTGGTCAGCGTGACCAATGATATTCTGATGCGACTTCTTGGAGCTGGTCTCGATATCATTCAAATCTCCTTTTTCCGTTTCTTCTTTGGCATGCTCGCTGTCGTTCCTCTCATGCTGTCCCATGGTACAACCTTATTCAAAACGTCCCGCCCCTGGATGCATTTCTGGCGAGCTATTTTAGGCGTTTGTGCTATTGGAGGTGCCTGTTATTCCGTCAACCTTATGCCCTTGTCAGACAACACAATTATAATGTCCTCTCAGCCTTTCTTCTTCCTCCCCATGGCGGTTCTGTTCTTGCATGAAAAGGTAGATCTATCCCGATGGATAGCGATTCTTATCGGATTTATAGGCCTTCTCATCATGTTTCAACCCGGTGCAGAAGCTTTACGTATCGTTGCTCTCGTTCCCATTGCAGCGGCTATATTCTTTGCCATGAGTGATGTCGTAGCCAAGAAAATGGTCACAACAGAGAACACGCACACGATGCTCTTTTACTTTGCGGTAGGTACAACGATCATTACCCTGATCCCTGCGATGCTCGTTTGGCAAACACCATCTTGGTATCAGCTTGGCATGCTCGCCTTGCTGGGTATTGGTGGAAACCTCATCCAGGTTTGTATGATCCGGGCTTTCTCAGCCACGGAAGCCTCCGCTTTAAGTCCTTTCCGATATGTCGAATTTATCTTTGCAGCGTTATTTGGATTTGTCTTTTTCCTCGAAATCCCAACGCTTGTTACACTTGCTGGCGCCTCCTTCATTATTGCTGGAACGGCCTACATCAGTTATTACGAAACACGCAAAGAAGCGAAGAAAAACAGCTAG
- a CDS encoding cell wall hydrolase: protein MKSDKDIDLLARTIYGEARGEFNGKAGLASLIAVGNVVMNRVRLKGWFGHTIQEVCHKPWQFSCWNEQDPNRLILLQKEILDPVFFICRDVANKVFRQEWPDLTKGSDHYHATTMSLYPKWSKGIPPKVCIGKHVFYQLMKGD from the coding sequence ATGAAAAGCGATAAAGACATAGATCTTCTCGCACGCACCATCTACGGCGAGGCACGAGGAGAATTTAACGGTAAGGCCGGGCTTGCATCCTTAATTGCCGTTGGGAACGTGGTGATGAATCGAGTCAGGCTTAAAGGCTGGTTCGGTCACACAATTCAGGAAGTTTGTCACAAACCTTGGCAATTCTCTTGTTGGAATGAACAGGATCCAAACAGGTTGATTCTTTTGCAAAAGGAGATTCTTGATCCTGTGTTTTTCATTTGTCGGGATGTAGCAAACAAGGTTTTTCGGCAAGAATGGCCAGATCTGACGAAGGGAAGTGACCATTATCATGCCACCACAATGTCTCTGTACCCGAAGTGGTCAAAGGGAATACCCCCTAAAGTTTGTATTGGCAAACATGTGTTCTATCAATTAATGAAAGGAGATTAA
- a CDS encoding site-specific tyrosine recombinase XerD, which yields MLAPEVDAFLEMLVAERGSAPNTIEAYRQDLSHFAAFIKETSSFEVSLSHVTADHINNFLIHLSKEGREASTLSRRLSALRQFYQFLLSEDWITSNPTATIDAPRPQRSLPKILSEEHVVRLLETARLQIDPEGYRLYALLETLYASGLRVSELVTLPFLAFHPSKSFLLIKGKGGKERLVPLSEPALAALNTYLTVYPIFLKRAGLKGEKWLFPSPSKEGFLTRQRFGQLLKALALQANLDPDSISPHVIRHAFATHLLTHGADLLAIQKLLGHADLSTTQIYTHVVTNHLKDLVNHHHPLAQSTKKGTLQKTRENS from the coding sequence ATGCTTGCACCTGAGGTTGATGCTTTTTTGGAAATGTTGGTGGCAGAAAGGGGATCTGCACCCAACACCATAGAAGCCTATCGACAGGATTTAAGTCATTTTGCTGCATTTATTAAAGAGACTTCATCCTTTGAAGTCTCTTTATCTCATGTAACAGCTGATCACATCAACAATTTCCTTATTCACCTTTCTAAAGAGGGGCGCGAAGCTTCAACGCTATCTCGTCGTTTGTCAGCTTTGCGTCAATTTTATCAGTTTTTGCTGTCTGAAGATTGGATTACCTCCAATCCCACAGCAACGATTGATGCTCCTCGCCCTCAAAGGTCCTTACCCAAAATATTGTCAGAGGAACATGTTGTTCGATTGCTGGAAACTGCCCGTCTCCAAATTGATCCAGAAGGGTATCGTCTATACGCCCTGCTAGAGACTCTTTATGCCAGTGGTTTGCGCGTCAGTGAACTCGTGACTCTCCCTTTCCTAGCATTTCACCCCAGTAAATCTTTTCTTCTGATTAAGGGAAAAGGGGGTAAGGAACGCCTGGTGCCACTAAGTGAGCCTGCTCTAGCGGCATTGAATACCTATTTGACCGTTTACCCCATATTTCTAAAGCGTGCAGGCCTCAAGGGTGAAAAATGGTTATTCCCCTCCCCTAGCAAAGAAGGATTTTTAACAAGACAACGATTCGGGCAGTTATTAAAAGCCCTTGCTCTGCAGGCCAACCTGGATCCGGATAGCATATCCCCCCATGTCATCCGTCATGCCTTTGCAACCCATCTTTTGACCCATGGGGCGGATCTCTTAGCGATTCAAAAATTATTAGGGCATGCTGACCTGTCAACCACCCAGATTTACACCCATGTGGTGACAAACCACCTAAAGGACTTGGTGAATCATCATCACCCATTGGCACAGTCAACGAAAAAAGGTACATTGCAAAAAACAAGGGAAAACTCATGA
- a CDS encoding phage major capsid protein, whose protein sequence is MTIQIVRDAVDGLHQAFYEFKAANDERLALLETKGINDPLVDEKVTKLNVAIDQAQNRLTRLETAAQRPNLAFGADEDTGAKAEFFSYVRKGMEGLEQKSLTSLNDASGGYLIPPSMLDKIHSSMQVSSPMRSISRVTGISTDALELLQEKGSAEVGWVAETAERPETGTPELQKIRIPVHQIYAKPRASQKLLDDSSVDIESWLAQKIAEKMSLSENSAFINGDGNGKPKGFLVYPLVEVGKPEWGKFEAVSSKANDALTDGDVLVEAFHSLKAQYLNGATWMMARSALAAIRKLKGDNKQYLWQPSMIEGTPATLLGCPVVIADDMPALDVKKPSVAIAFGNFREAYQIVDRAGLHVLRDPFSAKPYVEFYATKRVGGDVINFDALKLVQFAKA, encoded by the coding sequence ATGACAATACAAATAGTGCGTGATGCTGTTGATGGGCTTCACCAAGCGTTTTATGAATTTAAGGCAGCAAATGATGAGAGATTGGCCCTATTGGAAACAAAGGGCATAAACGATCCGTTGGTTGATGAAAAAGTGACAAAACTAAATGTTGCCATTGATCAGGCCCAAAATCGGTTGACGCGTCTTGAAACAGCTGCTCAACGCCCCAATCTCGCCTTCGGTGCAGATGAAGATACTGGAGCGAAAGCAGAATTCTTTTCCTATGTTCGCAAAGGCATGGAAGGGCTCGAACAAAAGTCTTTAACCAGTTTGAATGACGCCAGTGGAGGCTATCTGATTCCCCCCAGCATGTTGGACAAGATTCATTCAAGCATGCAGGTTTCTTCTCCGATGAGGTCTATATCTCGCGTCACGGGGATATCAACAGATGCTTTGGAGCTCCTTCAAGAAAAGGGATCTGCTGAAGTAGGTTGGGTCGCTGAAACGGCTGAGCGGCCGGAGACAGGGACGCCAGAGCTCCAAAAGATTCGGATACCCGTTCATCAAATCTATGCCAAGCCACGGGCAAGCCAGAAGCTTCTTGATGACTCCAGTGTGGATATCGAATCATGGCTTGCCCAGAAAATAGCAGAAAAGATGAGTTTGAGTGAAAATTCAGCATTTATCAATGGTGATGGAAATGGAAAACCAAAGGGGTTTCTTGTTTATCCTCTGGTTGAGGTTGGGAAACCAGAATGGGGAAAGTTTGAAGCCGTTTCATCAAAAGCCAATGATGCACTGACTGATGGTGATGTTTTGGTCGAGGCCTTTCATTCATTAAAAGCTCAGTATTTAAATGGTGCCACATGGATGATGGCTAGGTCTGCCCTTGCAGCGATTCGTAAGTTGAAAGGGGATAACAAACAATATTTATGGCAGCCCAGCATGATTGAGGGAACGCCTGCGACATTGTTGGGGTGTCCCGTTGTCATCGCGGACGATATGCCTGCACTTGATGTCAAAAAGCCATCCGTGGCGATTGCTTTCGGGAATTTCAGAGAAGCGTATCAAATTGTTGATCGGGCAGGACTGCACGTCTTGCGGGATCCTTTCAGTGCGAAGCCTTATGTCGAATTTTATGCAACAAAACGTGTTGGCGGAGATGTTATTAACTTCGATGCTCTCAAACTGGTTCAATTCGCAAAGGCGTAA
- a CDS encoding head-tail adaptor protein translates to MTHLNSLRSRIVLLRRRVVEEKDGSFTEKWEEGDAVWAQVLPCSVRDSIGEGWNNLNPSQGKYKVTLRFRLRRFSRVKWEGTTLSLLSPPLIDERRQWITCFMYDIGEENE, encoded by the coding sequence ATGACGCACCTCAATTCTTTGCGGAGTCGTATTGTGCTGTTAAGGCGACGGGTTGTTGAGGAGAAGGATGGTTCATTCACTGAAAAGTGGGAAGAGGGGGACGCTGTATGGGCTCAAGTCCTTCCTTGCTCTGTACGTGATTCTATTGGTGAGGGTTGGAATAACTTAAATCCTTCTCAAGGTAAATATAAAGTCACCTTAAGGTTTCGCTTGAGGCGGTTTTCACGTGTCAAATGGGAGGGTACGACCTTAAGTCTATTGAGCCCTCCCTTAATAGACGAGCGACGTCAATGGATAACATGTTTTATGTATGATATTGGAGAGGAAAATGAGTGA
- a CDS encoding HK97 family phage prohead protease, giving the protein MMKKILDCSLSVKNCDADGSFSGYASVFGITDSQGEEVATGAFDLSLKAWEKNGKMPKMLWQHDYRHPIGYWCEIREDTHGLYVKGQLLLDLTQGREAYSLMKNGVVDGLSIGFVTVRARRGKGGQGTSEVRILEEVNLQEVSLVTFAANPKAKVERVKMEDPEVEALMDRLDQLGKLLREGGE; this is encoded by the coding sequence ATGATGAAAAAAATACTTGATTGCTCTTTATCGGTCAAAAACTGTGATGCCGACGGCAGTTTCAGCGGATATGCCTCTGTATTTGGTATAACAGATTCTCAAGGAGAGGAGGTCGCCACTGGCGCCTTTGACCTGTCCCTCAAAGCATGGGAGAAAAATGGGAAGATGCCGAAGATGCTGTGGCAACACGATTATCGCCATCCCATTGGGTATTGGTGTGAAATTCGTGAGGATACTCACGGCTTATACGTGAAGGGTCAATTGCTCCTAGATCTTACTCAAGGGCGCGAAGCTTATAGTTTAATGAAAAATGGGGTTGTTGATGGATTGTCCATTGGATTTGTGACCGTTCGTGCCAGACGAGGGAAGGGTGGTCAAGGGACATCAGAAGTACGGATCCTAGAAGAGGTCAATTTGCAAGAAGTATCCCTTGTTACCTTTGCTGCGAATCCAAAAGCCAAAGTTGAACGGGTGAAGATGGAAGATCCTGAGGTGGAAGCGCTGATGGATCGGTTGGATCAATTGGGGAAGCTTTTAAGAGAGGGGGGCGAGTAA
- a CDS encoding phage portal protein — translation MPDYLKSFFSKGRKQSTKSSSVGPLVACGTVGNPVWTPRRYDSLAAEGYQKNVIVYRCVNLIARGLSSVPWLLYKDDEELAHHPLLTLLNAPSPRQAGSAFMESVVGFLLLSGNTYIEAVHDHEGRPVELHPLRPDRMKIIPGSGGIPSAYEYSVAGQHKILPCDPVTGHSSILHLKNFHPLNDWYGMSPIEAAARSIDQHNAVAGHNLALLQNGGRPSGGLIVRPSPNSRGMSDEQRDSLRQDLKEVYAGHKNAGQILVLEGDCEWKEMGLSPKDLDFIEGKKLTAREISQAYGVPPMLVGVAGDATFANYKEARFHLWEDTIIPLLEFFVAEFNLWLAPAFDEKLSLSYNTDEIPALSARREAVWSKIASANFLTINEKRQAVGYGPIPDGDRIFHP, via the coding sequence ATGCCAGATTATTTAAAATCATTCTTTTCAAAAGGACGTAAACAATCCACAAAATCAAGCAGTGTCGGTCCGCTTGTCGCTTGTGGGACTGTTGGTAATCCTGTTTGGACGCCCCGTCGGTATGATTCCTTGGCGGCTGAGGGTTACCAGAAAAATGTGATTGTTTACCGATGTGTCAATCTTATTGCGCGGGGTCTTAGCAGCGTTCCTTGGTTATTGTATAAGGACGATGAGGAACTCGCCCATCATCCCTTGCTGACCCTCCTTAATGCCCCAAGCCCCCGCCAGGCTGGATCCGCCTTCATGGAATCCGTGGTGGGCTTTCTTCTTCTTTCCGGTAATACGTATATTGAAGCGGTTCATGACCATGAGGGTCGCCCTGTTGAGCTTCATCCATTGCGCCCAGATCGTATGAAAATTATTCCCGGATCAGGAGGCATTCCTTCTGCTTATGAGTACAGTGTCGCTGGACAACACAAAATCCTGCCTTGTGATCCGGTTACAGGTCATTCGTCAATTCTTCATTTAAAGAACTTTCACCCTTTAAATGATTGGTACGGCATGAGCCCCATTGAGGCAGCAGCCAGAAGCATTGATCAGCACAATGCGGTCGCCGGCCACAATCTGGCTCTTCTTCAAAATGGGGGTAGGCCCAGTGGCGGTTTGATTGTTCGACCCTCACCCAACTCCAGGGGGATGAGTGATGAGCAGCGTGATTCTCTTCGACAAGATTTGAAAGAGGTTTATGCAGGACACAAGAATGCGGGTCAAATCTTGGTTCTGGAAGGGGATTGTGAGTGGAAGGAGATGGGGCTGTCCCCGAAGGATCTTGATTTTATTGAGGGGAAGAAGCTCACAGCCCGAGAAATATCCCAGGCCTACGGCGTGCCTCCTATGCTTGTGGGGGTGGCAGGAGATGCGACCTTTGCCAACTACAAGGAAGCGCGGTTTCATTTGTGGGAGGATACAATTATTCCCCTTCTTGAGTTCTTTGTGGCTGAATTTAACCTTTGGTTGGCCCCTGCCTTTGATGAAAAGCTCAGCCTCAGTTATAACACCGATGAAATTCCAGCCTTAAGCGCCCGCCGAGAAGCTGTTTGGTCCAAGATCGCGTCGGCCAACTTTCTCACCATTAACGAAAAGCGCCAGGCTGTTGGGTATGGACCCATTCCAGATGGCGACAGGATATTTCACCCTTAA
- a CDS encoding head-tail connector protein encodes MLTRLKTQEILPVGLTEVKAHLRLDHAHEDEYLRPLIQAAVGFVEEYLGRSLLSQVWRLVWEKERPYPPHLSTQEEDVCTVSLPYPPLRAIVSVNRLMSTGDRQSIRRHRLEMNHQVPRLVFASIPEAVEIDYEAGYGDRPSDIPPVIRQAILLSVADFYEYRNSDAMPRNTLAREILETYRVMRLA; translated from the coding sequence ATGCTGACGCGACTGAAGACACAAGAGATTCTTCCCGTTGGGTTAACAGAAGTCAAGGCGCATTTGCGCCTTGACCATGCCCATGAGGATGAATATTTAAGGCCCCTTATTCAGGCAGCGGTCGGATTTGTGGAGGAGTACCTCGGGAGATCTCTTCTCAGTCAAGTTTGGCGCCTGGTTTGGGAGAAGGAAAGACCCTATCCACCTCATTTATCAACCCAGGAGGAAGATGTGTGCACAGTTTCCTTACCCTATCCACCATTGCGAGCCATTGTTTCAGTGAATCGGCTAATGAGCACCGGGGATAGGCAATCTATACGGCGTCATCGCCTTGAAATGAATCATCAAGTTCCAAGGTTGGTCTTTGCAAGTATCCCAGAAGCCGTTGAAATTGACTATGAAGCTGGATATGGCGATCGACCAAGTGACATTCCCCCGGTGATACGGCAAGCCATACTCCTGAGTGTGGCAGACTTTTATGAATACCGAAATTCAGACGCGATGCCACGCAACACGTTGGCGCGAGAAATATTGGAAACGTATCGTGTGATGAGGTTGGCATGA
- a CDS encoding TIGR02300 family protein — MIKLEWGTKRACQSCTARFYDMRHSPIVCPKCGETFEIQTPGRRSRSRNAVVDDIVAKPIEDDILIEELDLPADLDEDLVEEDDDTLIEDTSDLGEDLDDMADVIDTVDEGEEQ; from the coding sequence GTGATTAAGTTAGAATGGGGAACAAAACGGGCTTGTCAAAGCTGTACGGCTCGTTTTTATGATATGCGTCACAGCCCAATTGTTTGTCCAAAATGTGGAGAAACCTTTGAAATACAGACACCTGGTCGTCGGTCACGTAGTCGTAATGCCGTGGTCGATGATATCGTTGCAAAGCCAATAGAAGATGATATCCTCATCGAAGAATTGGATCTACCAGCCGACTTAGACGAAGATCTTGTCGAAGAGGATGATGATACTTTAATTGAAGACACATCAGACCTTGGAGAAGATTTAGACGATATGGCTGATGTCATCGACACAGTTGATGAGGGCGAAGAGCAATAA
- a CDS encoding acetyl-CoA carboxylase carboxyltransferase subunit alpha, with amino-acid sequence MTVFLDFEKPIAELEGKIDELRHLDSAGKVNIVAEITTLQKKADKLLNQTYSNLSPWQKVKVARHPERPQFFNYQEALFEEFTPLAGDRCFGEDQAIVGGLARFRGKPVMLIGQQKGQDTESRIRHNFGMARPEGYRKARRLMELADQFHLPLITFIDTNGAWPGIDAEERGQAEAIARSIEACLKVEVPLISIVIGEGGSGGAIAIGAANTVLMMEHAVYSVISPEGCASILWRSADMASDAAEAQRITAQDLYKLGIIDQIVPEPMGGAHRHPDVAIRSVGEALEHALLTLSAHEGRKLLQMRRDKFLGMGKKGL; translated from the coding sequence ATGACTGTATTTTTAGACTTTGAAAAGCCAATTGCAGAGCTTGAAGGCAAGATTGACGAATTGCGTCATCTAGATAGTGCTGGCAAGGTTAACATTGTGGCAGAGATTACCACTTTGCAAAAGAAAGCTGATAAGCTTTTGAACCAAACCTACAGTAATCTTTCACCTTGGCAAAAGGTAAAGGTTGCCCGCCATCCCGAACGCCCCCAGTTCTTCAATTATCAAGAAGCGTTGTTTGAGGAGTTTACGCCCCTTGCGGGAGATCGTTGTTTTGGTGAAGACCAAGCCATCGTTGGTGGTCTTGCCCGTTTTCGGGGCAAACCGGTGATGTTGATTGGGCAACAAAAGGGTCAAGATACAGAATCGCGTATTCGCCATAATTTCGGCATGGCAAGGCCTGAAGGATATCGCAAAGCGCGTCGACTTATGGAACTGGCTGACCAATTCCACCTCCCCCTGATCACTTTCATCGACACAAACGGTGCCTGGCCTGGAATTGATGCGGAAGAACGCGGCCAAGCAGAAGCGATTGCCCGCAGCATTGAGGCTTGCCTTAAGGTAGAGGTCCCTCTCATAAGCATAGTCATTGGTGAAGGTGGCTCTGGGGGGGCGATTGCCATTGGGGCTGCCAATACAGTCCTCATGATGGAACATGCGGTGTATTCTGTTATTTCCCCTGAAGGATGTGCCTCTATTCTTTGGCGCAGCGCCGATATGGCCTCTGACGCGGCTGAAGCCCAACGTATCACCGCCCAAGACCTTTATAAGCTAGGCATCATTGATCAAATCGTCCCCGAACCCATGGGCGGCGCACATCGCCATCCCGATGTGGCCATAAGATCCGTTGGGGAGGCCTTAGAGCATGCCCTCCTCACCTTATCTGCCCATGAGGGGCGCAAGCTTCTTCAAATGCGTCGAGACAAGTTCTTAGGGATGGGCAAGAAGGGTCTATAG